The Triticum aestivum cultivar Chinese Spring chromosome 4B, IWGSC CS RefSeq v2.1, whole genome shotgun sequence sequence cctccaatattcttcatgcattgcataTGGATCTTTCCTACACATATACCCAATAAGAACACCGTCCACAAGGATTgtaattaattaccaaaaccacacatgaaGACTACATGCACTTTCACTTTGTGCTGGTTGTGGCGGTCCGCCCCTCATGTTGGGTCATCGACCTTGGCATCTCAGGTGGCACAGAGGAGGCTCTGAGCAAAAGCTCCACACTCCGGCATCGGTGACAATGGTATCTGTAGGTGTCGCTCCCCTCTCAGGAGTGTCGTTGTGGTCCCTCATCTCTGTGTCGGAGCTCTAGACGAAAATCCTTGTCCGTCTTTTCAGACTCAACATCGGCAACATGTTTGCGTCGTCACCCTCTTAGGGGCATTTGTCGTGGAGCTCAGGTACCTTCTGACCACAACAAGTCGATGTATTCAGGCATGCTTTGATCATGGTAGAAAACTCTTCGACTCTTTTTTGATAAAACATAAAAGATTTTGCGTTTCATTTCATTAAACATGAAGTAAATAGAGGTACAGGGTACAACCTCCCAGCAGAAGGGACACACACACCACCGTCCTCATTGAATGAGCAGGCGAGGAGGTGCCACCAACTACAGACAACAACAATGAAAGGTCTTGCCTTGTCCAACCTCCAACCATGAATGACGAGGCAGCTAGACTCAGAGCGTCAAAGCCACGTCACAACCATTGCCAGGCGCCTCCAAAGAAGACCACATTTATAGGGCTGCTCGGGCCAACGTACCTTCCACCCATGTGCCTAGGAGTACCTTCCACCCATGTGACCAGGAGAATCGGCAGGCGGATGGCAAGACCCGGACGGAACTAAGCAAAGCCATCCCATGGCGGTGTTCTCGCTTCTCACTCAATTGTTGTTTGTATTTTGACATCCTTTTAGAGTGGTTTCCTTATCGCCTTGTATTGGATCGGTCGTTTgagctttatttataaagcgagaCAAAAGACTGATTCAAGAAATTCAGTGGAATTAGGTCGTTAAAAAGAATTATGATCCTGGAAACCATGATGTATCCTCTACACCTAATTGCTTCTTAATTTCGATTTTATCTTGGTGGATTTTGAAAACATACATGAGTGTTATCCTTTGTGTTTATTGGTAAAAAAAACACATTAGATATATCTGATTTTAGTTGAGTAAATGAGTAGAGTACAAGTAAATTCAAACACGAAGCAAAAGCTTTGACGTTTCATTAATTTCCAGAACACCGTAAGCACCACTCTGCATGGTGTGCCGCTGAATGACCCAACAAATGCCAACCACACAAACACACACTAGCTGGAGGGACTCTCTCTGCCGAACAAGCCGCTCTTCCATCACTCGCGGGAAAGAAGTCATGGGGCACTCTCCTGCAGTGATGAAGAGACAATCATTCCACACGCCTGTGTTAGTTGCAACCCACACGACACGAAGTCCATGTCGTCGAAGCTGCAAAGCTCTCGCGGCCGCCACCCTGACATCAACTGCTCCAACACGCCTTGCGCATTCAACTTGTATCGCTTCTGGGGTTGTCGCCCGACATGCCACTGcagagacgtgcgttgcacgtgcatgcttactagtaaaTAATAAAGTGTCGAGAGGGTGATTCTCAAATAAATAAAATACATGCCATCAGGATGGCAACTTTTTTttcatttgcaaaaaaaaaaactaaagaaatcccctgcaaaaaaaaaactaaagaaATAACTGAAGACCTGACGAGTCAGACAGCGACCCAACCGGCCCGGGTCCAACCCGGCCGCCTCAACGACCCGATGCTATGCCACCACCGGCGCCGGACCGGAAGAGGCCACCACCCATGGAGCAACCCGAGGCCGGAGACGGCGCTCCGCAGCAGCGCCACAAGAAATCCTCCGCCGCCAAGAATGCGAAGAAGGGCGGCGCcaccggcagcggcagcggcgcggcATGGCCGGCGATAAAGCCCAAGAAGGACCTCCTGGTCAATCGCCTCAAGGGCACCCAGCTCCTCACCGTAAGCCAATCAATCAATCCCCCCTTTTAAATCTGACGCGATTACCATAGGGACCTCGACACACGCCCGCATCTAGGCATCAGGTAGCTCGATCTGATTCCGCTAGGAGGGGAAGGGGATTACCATCTAGGGCTGACGTCTGACGATGTTGCTGAGCATCTAGGGGAGACTCAGCCTGCACCAATTTTTTTGTCACGGCACTTGTGGAAAAGTATTACCTAGCGAGTATGAAGGGGAGGATGTTTTTGTGATGAGATACTGTTTGATCAAACTGAACGAATGATAGAAAAATGCCTGAATTGATATGATAGTTTGTTGGATTTATCTCTACCTGATTGTGTTGCTCATGGACAACTGCCACACTTGACACAGGTCCCTGACTTCCTCACCTCGGCGGAGGCGAAGGCTTTCGTCGATGTTGCTGAATCCATGGGCTTCACGCACCAGGGCAGCCTTGGGCCACTCAAGGGGGAAGCTTACAGAGACAACGACCGGATATCTGTCACGGACCCCTTGCTCGCTCAAACGCTCTGGGATTCAGGGATAAACAGGGTATTCGTCGACATCAACATCTCCGGCAAAGCAGCGACCGGCTTGAACCCAAATATCAGGCTTTACAGGTATATATACCGATTTATAACTTCAGATCTGTGGGTGTTAGTATCGTGCTGTTGGGCAGGTTCGGTCACTGAtgttgttgcttgtaggtacgttGAAGGCCAGCGCTTCGGCAGGCATATCGATGAGAGCGTCAGCCTTGGGGACGGTTCGAGGACACAGTATACATTGCTGGTGTACCTTTCTGGAAAGGGGAGCGCAAAGGATTCGCAGGCCCTTGTTGGAGGGGGGACTGTCTTTTATGATCACCGAGGCGGAATTGTTGCCGAGGTACTTCCTGATTCCAAAACCCATCTGTTTGATATAATTTTTTTTGCCTCGTTGCTTTGTCAGCCAGTTCATCTGCTGTGGAAAACCAGTGCTAGTAGTAAAGGTCGGATATCGATATGCATTATGTCATTGGTTTTGTTTGTCACACATATTAGACTTGCTCATCTGGTGGCTAAGATTGATATTGATGTGTGCCCATATGAGCATCTATCCGATCTAGCTATAGAGGAGGGGGAACTGGAGAATTATGTCTGCGGAGAAATCAGAAAAAGGAGTATGAGATGCACATGTTCGCTGTATTACGAGTCTGCTCTTGGATTGTTAACGACTGTTAGATTATGAAAATCAAGAGGGTATCATACATGGTTagcctctgtaaagaaatataagagtgtttagatcactaaagtagtgatctgagcgcacttatatttctttacggagggagtatcatggTTAGCCTTTTTGTTCTTACATACAGTTAGTAACACTGTCACTGCCAAGCTCGCTGGCCTTAATGTGAAGCTATCTACATGTATGTAGGTTGCTCCCGTGCAAGGAATGGCTCTACTCCATCTACATGGCGCCAGGTGCATGCTGCACGAAGCTCGCGTCGTGAAAAAGAACGTCAAGTACGTGCTCCGTTCCGACGTCGTGTTTGCTTAGCTGAAATGCTTCCAGGCCAGTTTCAGACCAAGGACCTACAGGTTTAGCTTTTTGTGATATGTGCTGTGTGAAAAACAGAGGCCCCAGAGGTAAAATTGAGAGGTAGTTGTTGCAACATTGGAAATGCCGGCCTGCTTGATCAAAAATTGTGTTCTATCATGCACCGTTGTATAAGAGTTCTTTTAACTGCTGCAATGCTGGAAATGCTCAAAATCATTCTACCGTTTGTCATCATGGAGATGTTTTACTCTACTTTGTCCTCCACATCATATGACTGTAACCTGCAAAAGTTGAATCCTGAATCTAGTTTGGAGCTTCTACCGCCTCCGTCCTTTCCTGGGTCAGGACTGGGCGTCCAGAAGCAGGTCGAGCTTTTTACTGAGCAAAATTAAAATCTAGTAAAAGAGAAGTTACAAATGTCCAACACCAAAGTAGCCAAAACAAAACAAGCAGTGACTGTCAATGCATACACAATGAAAGACATTTCATGTTGTTTTACTGCACACCGACTTCAGCAACAAAACATGAAACGGCAATCAAACCATATGCCTATTCCCACATCACTGTTGTGCGACAGTACATAACGGTTCGGATCCAAAAACATTTCAAATGTCTACACTGCATAAAATGTTTGAATCTGTAATCATAGCCCAGCGCAAGGGTTTAAAATGGCAGACATTGCATCTGGTAGTCATAGCCAGAACTAGAAGTACTTAATGAGAATATAACCCCTATTTCCCCCGGGGCGGCAGCATCCAACATTTACATTTCTCCCACTGATGCCTAGAGGAACCATGACCAGCGTAAGTTTCTCCTGGTTTTCGTCTCAGACAGGGCGGGACCAAAGTGAAAAATCTGCAAAATCAGACAGTCTCTCAGATAACACAAATGTGGCCAGTTCACATTTCAAAGCATGAGCATTCAAGATTGCCACAAAGATTTATAGCATTACTAAAGAGCAGTACCTTCATCATGTGCTGAAGTTAAACATGCATCCAGATAGTAAGTCCAGGCATTGCCAATACAAGATAGGAGCTGCAGAATTAGGACAAGCACAAATTTAGACAGCAGATGTACGAATAAGATTTCAAAAGAGCCAGAAATGCTATACGCTAAGCAATTTGGAAACTATGTGAACCAACTATGAATAAATAACAAGTGTAGGAGGAGCACAGGATGTGCGGCACAGGCAGATGCAGTTATATTTAGACATCAGATTCTAACTTACGTTTTTACATCAGGAGGAATTGACCAATTTTGGATGACCCGTTTTCTTGTCGATCTCCACTCTTAGGCCTAACTCTGCGACCTCTGGAGTTAGAATAGGTTCTTGCATCTGAAGCTCAGATACCTCCTTCTGATTTTCCTCGTTTTCTTCAAGCAAATATCTCACAGCTAGCAGACCCCACTCCCTCAAGTATGCATTTCCTTCATCAATGACACACTGCTGCAACAGCAACATAATCCCGTTCAGCTGCCTAACCTCATCCTGCACCTGTTTCCTTCCATGCAAGCAATTGGCAATGACAGCCACCAAATCTCTCCTGTAACCATTGTATGGGCAGACCTTTGCAGTTGCAAGGGCTGGCTGTTGATCTCCTTGTTCCTTTGCCATCGCCTTCCTGATTGTACTTGGAGGCTCAAGCTCACCTAGGTATTTTAAGAGGCGTTTTACCAGACCGGCCTGCAACAGTGAGTCAACAGGTGCTTCAGTCCCCGATGAGGAGGGCTCAGCCTGCAACAGTGAGTCAACAGGTGCTTCAGTCTCTGATGAAGAGGGTTCCCAAGCACATATGTCCTTCAGGAGCACTAATGAATATCCAAGGACATCAATTCCAGGGCAACCAGTTGGAAGAGCAGAGCTACCTCGGCAAGTAAAATCCAGAGTCTCAGCAGCATGCTTCAGTATATTGAATACATGAAGAGCAAAACTGTTTGAGATACTAACTTCTTCAGGTCGTTCAGTCAAACACTTTGACAATGTACCCATAAGAAATGCATGCTTAGCACTGAACCCATCCCCAGATTCACCACCATCAGTTGAATCTAGGGCTGCAAACAAGGCTTCGAACTTTTCCTCCTCAACACAGATTTTGAAGAGAAGCCACTCCAACCATTCTTCCTTGTGCCCCACTGCATTTCATAATTTATATTAGCATCATGTGCAAAGTAACCAAGGAGTAAATGGGAGAATCAAATGAATTAACCAGAGAACAATATGTGACCGACTACATCCTAAGAAGTAAAAAAAAGCTAACCATAACAGTCGAGAAGTCACAGAGCAGCAAGAATTGCCTTCAATAAGTCAGATTTGGTTCTCTGATAGTATCTCACATGTAAGCTCAGACTCTACACTTAACACATAGTAACAGTTCCAACTATCAAGCAAGTGACTAATACTTCAGCAACACATCAAACGTATGACACCACGTTTTTTTTCTTGCTAAGAAGTTGCAACAGGTCGAGCAGGCATGCTAGCATGCTTCAGAAAGATGAACCAAACGAACAGGTGACATAACCAAAGTTACCGAAAACCGTATTTCACTAAATAGCAAATGACCATAATCTAACTGTGAACTCATTACAACCAATGAGCAAGGCCGAGTCCATAGTTGGTTAAAATTTCTTGGCAATGTCACAGAAGCATTAAATATCTGACATCCAATTGGTCCAAATTCCTGTCTACAGTTGCTGATGAGCTGATCTATTGAACACTTTGCCAAATCTTTCAATTGCTGAAATAATAACCTACACAGTATGATCATCATAACAAGGATTCATAAGAACAAACAGCTTAAGCAACCCACACTTCTACTACATTTGTAAAGCAAATGCAGCTCTGAAACAGTTGCACATCTAGGCATCTAGCAGCAGACATGGGCGAACACGCAAAAGCATAAAAACCAGTACTAGCAGCGGTGGGTAGGCGTGGGCTCACATCGGGAGGCGGTGGCGACGAGTTCGACGAGCACGGGCAGGCCCAGGTCCTCATGGCAGAGCTCCTCGACCCTGCcgcggccgccgtcgccggagcagcAGGTGTCGAGCACCATGCAGAGCGGGTCGAGGACGCCGGCGTCCCGGACCCTCGCGAGCTCCCGCAGCGCGCCCGGGAAGAGCGCGTCCCAGACGGCCTCGCGGTGCCGGTCCCCGCCGAGCGCGGCGTTGCCCAGGGCCTGCAGCGCGGCGCGCGCGAGGTCAGGGGGGAGGGCGGGGAGGGCGAGGGCCGCGGAGACGACGGCCGCGGGGCCCGAGAGGAGCACGAAGGTGCCCTGGTTGAGcgcgtcgccggcgaggaggttgcggaggaggcggaggcgcaggAGCAGGAGCGGCGCCGGGGAGGCCGGCAGGAGGTGGAGCGTGTCGGCCAGCGCGTCGGAGAGCGCCGCCCGGCCCTCCCGCGTCTTGGAGGCCTCCAGGAGCGCGCTCAGGGTCtcctcgtcctcgaccccctcgtcTCGCCACATGGCGGtggaggaagcggcggcggcggcggcggcggcggcggctggaggctggagagggaggaggaggcgctggaAGGTAGCAGAGGTTTGGTCAAGTCGGTTGGCTACAAAGCTACTTTAACCCCCACACGCACGGAAATGCACAGGGCAACTTTTTTTTACTTCGACTTTATTTTcggaaatgataaatcccgaaaaTTCGGACTTTAAGCAGCATGGCAACCCGAACGCTTTTCATCGCAATTTTATTTCACGCGAGATTGGGAAACATGGCAATTTTCTGTCGAAAAAAACGAACCGGGACAAAGTTGTCATGGGTTAGTAGCCATCTCAAGTCAACTAAAGTTGTCATGAAAAAACGTTCGGGATGACATGCTTAAAATCCAAGCATTTGGGATTTATCGGGGTCCTTTATTTCTTAGATAATAGGGGTTATAGAATCTGCATAATCCAAGCGTTCGGGGTTTAT is a genomic window containing:
- the LOC123093809 gene encoding uncharacterized protein produces the protein MPPPAPDRKRPPPMEQPEAGDGAPQQRHKKSSAAKNAKKGGATGSGSGAAWPAIKPKKDLLVNRLKGTQLLTVPDFLTSAEAKAFVDVAESMGFTHQGSLGPLKGEAYRDNDRISVTDPLLAQTLWDSGINRVFVDINISGKAATGLNPNIRLYRYVEGQRFGRHIDESVSLGDGSRTQYTLLVYLSGKGSAKDSQALVGGGTVFYDHRGGIVAEVAPVQGMALLHLHGARCMLHEARVVKKNVKYVLRSDVVFA